ATACAAGCGAAACTGCTGCTGCTCCACGGCATTGCGCAGGTCCTGCAACAGCTGCAGTTGTTTGCGCGCATTGGTGTTCATCGACACATCGAAAAAGCTATAGCCGTTCTTGCCCAGCCCCTTGGCGTGGTACATCGCCGCGTCGGCATTCATCAACAGGTCCTGCGGGGTACCGCCGTTGCCGGGGAACAACGCGATACCGACACTGGCAGAGATTTTCAGTTCGTGTTCGGCCACCTGGAACGCGCGGTTGATCAATTGCACCTGGCGCTCGGCAAGACCGAGGGCGTCGTCCGGCTGGCTGAGTTGCACCAGCAGTACAAACTCGTCACCGCCAATGCGCGCCAGGGTGTCGTGGCTGCGCAAGTCCTCGCGCAGGCGCAGGCCCACCTCGCGCAGCAATTGGTCGCCCAGATGATGACCAAAGGCATCGTTGACCGGCTTGAAGCCATCCAGGTCGATAAACATCAGCGCAAAGCAACCGCCTTGTTCCTCCACCGCCTGCATGGCCTGTTGAATGCGATCGGCGAGCAGGCTGCGATTGGGCAGACCGGTCAGCATGTCGTGCAGGGCCAGGTGGGTCAGCTCCTGGTTGGCCTGGGTCAGGGACGTGGCGAGCACGGCGGTGCGCGCTTCCAGGCGGGCGTCGAGCAATGAAGTCAGCAAGGCGATGGCAAGCACCGCCAGGGTGGTGACAAGCACCAGGTTGTCCAGGCCGTTGCCGCTCAGACCGTCCAGCGCGGCGGCGCAGTAGCTGTCATCGGCAAAACTGGCCGCCGCCATCCCGGTGTAATGCATGCCGACGATCGCCACGCCCATCACCACTGCGGCACCACCGCGCAGCAGGCGCACATGGGGGGTGTTGCGCCGCAGGTTGAACGCGATCAGCAGGGCCGCGCCCGAGGCCGCCACCGCAATCAGCAGCGAAGCGCCGAACAAGGTCGGGTCGTAGTCGATGCCTGGGGTCATGCGCATCGCCGCCATGCCGGTGTAATGCATGCAACTGATGCCGGCGCCCATCACCAGCGCGCCGAACAGCAATTGCCAGGCGGGTAAACGGGCCTGGCTGACCAGCCACAGGGCGAAGCCACTGGACAGCACCGCGATCAACAGCGACCACGCAGTGATACCGACGTCGAACCCCAGGGCGAACGGCAAACGCAGCGCCAACATGCCGATAAAGTGCATCGACCACACCCCTACCCCCATCGCCAGCGCTCCGCCGGCCATCCACAGGTAGACAGCGCGCCCCTGGGCGGTGGCGATGCGGCCGGACAGGTCGAGTGCCGTGTAGGAAGCCAGGATCGCAACGAACAGCGAGATCACGACCAGCGAAGGGGAATAGCTACCGATAAGCATGACGAGTCTCGCGGGCGACGAGCTGGAACGCCCGTACCGAGTGGCAAAGCGGCGGATTGTAGCGATAAATATTCGGCGACAGTTGAATAATTATCACAAGGCCATCATGGGCTTTTTGACGTCAATCCGCCGGCTCAAAAACGCCCGTGCGCGGCCTTGTGTATCCAGCTGTCCGCGATAGCAAGCGCGAGTGCTGCGGCTTAATCCTTGGCATCGATCGGCGTCTGCCCATCCCAGCCGCCCCCCAGTGCGGCAATCAATTGCACGCTGGCCACCAGGCGCGACTGCAGCAAGGTCAACACACTGCGTTCGTTACTCAGAGCGGTAGCCTGTACGGTGACCACGTCCAGGTAAGCGATCAGCCCGGCCTTGTACTGGTTCTGGGTCAGGCGCAATGACTCGCGTGCCGCCTCCAGCGCTTCGTTGCTGACCACGGCTTCGTCCTCCAGCACCTTGAGTTGAACCATGTAGTTCTCCACTTCGCGGAAGCCATCCAGCACGGTCTGACGGTACTTGGCCACGGTTTCGTCATAGGATGCCACGGTGCGGTCGACTTCCGCCGAGCGCTGGCCACCGTCGAACAGGGTCATGGCCAGTTTCGGCCCCACCGACCAGAAGCGGTTGGGCAGGCTGATCCAGTCGGCATAGGTACTGCTGGAATAGCCACCGGCCAGGCTCAGGGTCAGGTCCGGATAATAGGCCGCCTTGGCCACACCGATATTGGCGTTGGCGGCGATCACCGCGCGTTCGGCCGAGGCGATGTCCGGGCGGCGTTCGAGTAACTGCGACGGCAGGCCGACCGGGATCTGCGGCAACTGCGGAATGTCCTTGCTCACGGCCAGGTTGAAGTTGGCCGGCGCCTCGCCGATCAGTACCGCGATGGCATTTTCCAGCTGAGCGCGCTGCCAGATCAGGTCGATCAGGCTGGCCTGGGTTGTCTTGAGCTGTGTCTGTGCCTGGGCCACCGCTTCTTTGCCCGAGACTCCGGCGCGGTACTGGTTCTCGGTCATTTGCAGGGAGCGCTGATAGGTGTCGAGGGTTGCCTGCAGCAGCCGCGTCTGTTCATCCATCACGCGCAGTTGCAGGTAGCTTTGCACCAGTTCCGATTGCTGGCTCAGGCGCATCGCGGCCAGGTCCGCCGAGCTGGCTTCGGCGCTGGCCTCGTTGGCCTCCAGGCCACGGCGCAACTTGCCCCAGACATCCGCCTCCCAGCTCACGCCCAACTGCGCGTTGAGGGTGTCGCGGATGCCACTGCTGGAGCTGCTGAGGCTGGCACTGCTGCTGCCGGTGCCCTGGCTGGCGCGGGTCTTGCCCACGCTGAGGTCGACGCTGGGGTAGAACGCGCCGCGTGAGCTGCGCACCAATGCCTGGGCCTGGCGAAAGCGCGCCTCGGCCTGGGCCACGGTCTGGTTGGCATTGTTCAGGCGCGCGACCAGGTCATTGAGCTGACGGTCGCCATACAATTCCCACCAGGCGCCACGGGCCAGTGAGTCGCTTGGCGTGGCCTGGCGCCAGCCTTGCGCTTGCTTGAACTGCGCGGGTTCGATGACCTGCGGGCGCTGATAATCCGGGCCGATGGCGCAGGCGCTGAGCAACAGACCGCAGAGTGCCGCTGCCAACAGCTTTTTCGGGGCGAGGGATGAATCGGTCATAGCGCAGTGTCCAGGGCAGCATCGGTCCGTACGCCGCGCCAGGCATTGAAGCGGTGGCGCGCGCGGTCGAGGTAAAGGTAAACCACCGGGGTGGTGTAAAGGGTCAGGATCTGGCTGAACACCAGGCCGCCAATGATGGTCAAGCCCAGGGGCTGACGCATTTCCGCGCCGTCGCCGGCGCCGAGCAGCAGCGGCAAGGCGCCGAGGATGGCGGCCAGGGTGGTCATCAGGATCGGCCGCAGACGCAGCAGGCAAGCGCTGCGGATCGACTCGAGCGGGCTCATGCCGTCATGGCGTTCCAACTGCAGCGCCAGGTCGATCATCAGGATCGCGTTTTTCTTCACCACTCCGATCAGCAGGAACAGGCCCAGCAATGAGATCAGGCTGAACTCGCCACCCAGCAGGTAGATCGACAGCAATGCACCGACACCGGCCGAGGGCAACGTCGACAGGATCGTCAATGGGTGGATATAGCTCTCGTAGAGAATCCCCAGCACCAGGTACACCGCCACCAGCGCGCCGAGGATCATGAACGGCTGGCCCTTCTGCGTCGCCGCAAAGGCATCGGCGGTACCGGCCATCTTGGCGATCACATCCTCCGGCAGGCCAACCTTGGCAATCGCCCGTTCGATGGCGGCTGTGCCCTGCTCCACCGTGAACCCGGGAGCGATGTCGAAAGCAATATTTTCCGAGGCGAACTGGCCTTCATGGCTGACGCGGTCGTCCGCCAGGCTGTTCTCGTAATGGGCGATGGTCGACAACGGCACCCGTGCGCCGTCGGCGGTAATGACCTGCACCTGGTTCAGGGTGATCGGGTCCTGAGCATATTTGGGATTGACCTCCATCACCACCTGGTACTGGTTGAGGCTGTCGTAGATCGTGGAAATCTGCCGCTGGCTGTAGGCGTTGTTCAGCACCCCCGTGACCATGTTCATGTCGATGCCCAGGCGCTTGGCCTGGTCGCGATCGACCACCAGCGTCACCTGCGCCGCCCCCCGGCCTTCGCGGGCGTCGATGGCGGTCAATTCCGGCAGCTCGCGCAGCGCGCCAACCACTTTCGGGTACCACAGGCGCAGCGCGGCCAGGTCACCGCTTTGCAGGATGTAGGAATACTGGGCGCTGGTCTGGTCGCGACTGCCGCCGAACTGCAGGTCCTGGTCGGCCATCAGAAACAGGCGCCCGCCCGGCACCGGCGGCACGTTCTTGCGCAGCCGCTCGATCACCGCCTGGGCCGAGACCTTGCGCTCTTTGATGGGTTTGAGCCGCACCAGCATCACGGCGTTGTTGGTGCCGTTGTTGCCACCGATAAAGCCGGCCACGCTGAGCACTGCGGGGTCCTTGAGCACGGCCTGGCGAAAGATTTCCATCTTCGGTTGCATCACGCTGAACGACAGGCCGTCGTCGCCGCGCACAAAGCCGATCAACTGCCCGGTGTCCTGCTGCGGCATAAAGGTTTTCGGCACCACGATGTACAGCGCCACATTGACGCCGATGGTCAGCAACAGGCTGAGCAAGGTCAGGCGCCGATGGCGCAGCACCCAGTCCAGGCTGCGGGCGTAGCCGGCGACCATGCGCTCGTTGATCCTGTGGCTCCACCGCTGCAGACCGGTCATATGGCCTTTGACGTGGGGCCTGAGCCAGCGCGCGCAGAGCATCGGCGTCAGGGTCAGCGACACCACCAGCGACACAATGATCGCCGCCGACAGGGTGATGGAAAACTCGCGGAACAGGTTAGTGACGATCCCGCCCATAAACAGGATCGACAGGAACACCGCCACCAGCGACACGTTCATCGACAACAGCGTAAACCCGACTTCCTGGGCGCCCAGATAGGCCGCCTTCATCGGCGGCACGCCGTCATCGATATGCCGGGAGATGTTCTCCAGCACCACAATGGCATCGTCCACCACCAGACCGGTGGCCAGGATCAACGCCATCAACGAAAAGTTGTTCAACGAGAACCCGTACAGGTACATCACCGCGAACGTGCCCACCAGCGATACCGGCACCGCCAGGGTCGGGATCAGCGAAGCGCGGAAATTGCCGAGGAACAGGTACACCACAAGAATCACCAGCCCCACCGCGATCAGCAGGGTCATCTCCGCTTCGTGCAGGGTGGCGGTGATCACGGGCGAGCGGTCCATGGCCAGGCTGAGCTTGACGCTGGAGGGCAGCACCGCCTGCAGCGCCGGCAATTGCGCCTTGATCTGGCGCACGGTCTCGATAATGTTGGCCCCGGACTGGCGGTTGATCACCAGCAAAACGGCCGCATCGTTGTTGAAGAAACCACTGTTGTAGCGGTCTTCCACGCCGTCGCTGATCCTGGCCACATCCCCCAGGCGCAAAGCCGCGCCGTTCTGGTAGCGAATCAGCAGCGGCTCGTAGTCCTTGGCCTTTTCCAGCTGGTCATTGGCTTGGATCTGCCAGTTGCGTTCGCTGTCTTCCAGCGAGCCCTTGGGCCGGCGCTGGTTGGCATTGGCGATGGTGTTGCGCACATCGTCCAGGGCCACGCCGTACTGGTCGAGGGCCTTGGGTTCCAGTTCGATGCGCACCGCCGGCAAGGAGCTGCCGCCGATCTGCACCTCGCCCACCCCCGGCACCTGGGACAGGCTCTGGGACAGGATGGTGGACGCCAGGTCGTACAGCTGGCCCTTCTGCAATACGTCCGAGGTCAGCGACAGCACCATGATCGGCGCCTGGGACGGGTTGATCTTCTTGTAGGTGGGCATGCTGCGCATGCCGCTGGGCAGCAGGTTGCGCGAGGCGTTGATGGCCGCCTGCACTTCCCGCGCCGCGCCGTTGATGTCGCGGTCGGAGTCGAACGCCAGAATCACCCGGGTCGAGCCCTGGCTGGAACTGCTGCTCATGGTGGTGATGCCGGCAATCGAGCCGAAGGAGCGCTCCAGCGGCGTGGCTACGGTGGACGCCATGACCTCGGGGCTGGCGCCGGGCAGGCTGGCCGACACCACGATCACCGGGAAGTCGATCTGCGGCAACGGCGACACCGGCAGCAGGTTGAAGCTCACCCCGCCGAGCAACATGATCGCCAGGCTCAGCAGCATGGTCGCTACCGGCCGGCGAATGAACGGTCCGGACAGGTTCATGGGGGGGAGCTCCAAGCGGCAAGTTTCAAGCTACCTGCAAAAGACGTAGGCTGCCCCTGCCGTTCCCTTGCAGCGTGCCGCTTGCCGCTTGCCACTGCTTTCGCCACGCCCATCACACCACGTCCTCAATGTCGGTCTTGCGCCAGCGGCGTCCCAACCGATCGAAATACAGGTAGATCACCGGCGTGGTGAACAGCGTCAACACCTGGCTCACCAGCAGCCCGCCGACCATCACCAGGCCCAGGGGCTGGCGCAGCTCCGCACCGGAACCGCTGGCCAGCATCAACGGCACGGCGCCGAACAGCGCGGCCAGGGTGGTCATCAGGATCGGTCGGAAACGCAGCAGCGCGGCCTGATAAATCGCGGTCTGCGGGTCGAGGCCCTGGTTGCGTTCGGCGTCGAGGGCGAAGTCGATCATCATGATCGCGTTCTTTTTGACGATACCGATCAGCAGGATGATGCCGATTATCGCGATCATGCCCAGGTCATTACCACTGAGCAGCAACGCCAGCAAAGCCCCCACCGCCGCCGAGGGCAAGGTGGACAGGATGGTGATCGGATGGATATAGCTCTCGTAGAGCACGCCCAGCACGATGTACATGGTGACCACCGCCGCCAGGATCAGCAGCAAGGTACTCGACAGCGAGGCTTCGAACGCCTGGGCCGCGCCCTGGAACTGGGTCTGCACGCCCACCGGCATGCCAATGTCTTTCTGCGTCTGGTTGATCAGCTCCACGCCCTTGCCCAGCGCCACGCCGGCCGCCAGGTTGAATGACATCATCACCGCCGGGAACTGGCCGATGTGCGCCACGGCCAACTGGGCCTGGCGCTGCTCCACCTTGGCCAGGCTCGACAGGCGCACCTGGCCGCCGTCGGTGGTTTTTACGTAGATCTGGTTCAGCGCGTCCGGGCCGAGGGTTTCGCCGGACTGGGCCTGCAGCACCACGCGGTACTGGCTGGCCTGGGTGTAGATGGTCGAGATCTGCCGCTGGCCGAAGGCGTCGTACAGCGCATCGGTGATGGTCGAAACGCTGACGCCCAGGCGCGAGGCCGCGTCGCGGTCGATCACCAGGTACACCTGCAGGCCTTTGTCCTGCAGGTCGCTGGCCACGTCGGTGAGTTCCGGCAACTGGCTGAGGGCGTGCACCAGCTTGTCGCTCCACAGCGCCAGCAGCTCGGCGTCCGGCGACGACATGCTGAACTGGTACTGGGTGCGGCTCACGCGGTCTTCAATGGTCAGGTCCTGCACCGGCTGCATAAACAGGCGAATGCCCACCAACTGGTCGATCTGCGACTGCAGGCGGGTAATCACCTGGGCAGCGCTGAGGTCGCGCTGGCCATGGGCCTTGAGGTTGATCAGCAGGCGGCCGCTGTTGAGGGTGGCGTTGTCGCCGTCCACACCGATATAGGACGACAGGCTTTGCACCGCCGGGTCGGCGAGGATGATTTTGGCCAACTCCTGCTGGCGCTGGCTCATCGCCGCAAAGGAGATCGACTGCGGCGCTTCGGAAATACCCTGGATCACCCCGGTGTCCTGCACCGGAAAAAAGCCCTTGGGCACCACCAGGTACAGCACCAAGGTCAGGCCGAGGGTGGCGATGGCGACCAGCAGGGTCAGCGGTTGGCGCTTGAGCACCCATTGCAACTTGCGCCCGTAGCCTTCGATCAACCAGTCGATCCAGGCGCCACTGGCTTTATAGAAACGGCCCTGTTCTTCTTCCTTGGGCTCACGCTTGAGCAGACGCGCGCACATCATCGGCGTCAGGGTCAGGGATACCACCAGGGAAATCAGGATCGCCACCGCCAGGGTGATGGCGAACTCGCGGAACAACCGCCCGACCACATCGGCCATGAACAGCAGCGGGATCAGCACCGCAATCAACGACAGCGTCAGGGAAATCAGGGTGAAACCGATCTGCTTGGCGCCCTTGAGCGCGGCAGCCAGCGGCGTTTCGCCCTCTTCGATATAGCGGGAAATGTTTTCCAGCATCACGATAGCATCGTCCACCACAAAGCCGGTGGCGATGGTCAGGGCCATCAGCGTCAGGTTGTTGATGGAAAACCCGGCCAGGTACATCACGCCAAACGTACCGACCAACGACAGCGGCACCGCAATGGACGGGATGATCGTGGCGCTGAACCGGCGCAGAAACAGGAATGTCACCATCACCACCAGGGCAATGGCGATCAGCAGCTCGTGCTGCACGTCCTTGACCGATGCGCGGATGGTCTGGGTGCGGTCGGTAAGCACGGTGACTTCCAGGCCGGCCGGCAGGTTGTCGGTAATGCTCGGCAGCAGTGCCTTGATACGGTCGAC
The sequence above is drawn from the Pseudomonas quebecensis genome and encodes:
- a CDS encoding MdtB/MuxB family multidrug efflux RND transporter permease subunit, whose translation is MNLSRLFILRPVATTLSMLAIVLAGIIAYRLLPVSALPQVDYPTIRVMTLYPGASPDVMTSAVTAPLERQFGQMPGLTQMASTSSGGASVLTLRFNLDINMDVAEQQVQAAINAATNLLPKDLPAPPVYNKVNPADTPVLTLAITSKTMLLPKLNDLVDTRMAQKIAQISGVGMVSIAGGQRQAVRIKVNPEALAANGLNLSDVRTLIAASNVNQPKGNFDGPTRVSMLDANDQLVSPQQYAELILAYNNGAPLRLKDVAQIVDGAENERLAAWANLNQAVLLNIQRQPGANVIEVVDRIKALLPSITDNLPAGLEVTVLTDRTQTIRASVKDVQHELLIAIALVVMVTFLFLRRFSATIIPSIAVPLSLVGTFGVMYLAGFSINNLTLMALTIATGFVVDDAIVMLENISRYIEEGETPLAAALKGAKQIGFTLISLTLSLIAVLIPLLFMADVVGRLFREFAITLAVAILISLVVSLTLTPMMCARLLKREPKEEEQGRFYKASGAWIDWLIEGYGRKLQWVLKRQPLTLLVAIATLGLTLVLYLVVPKGFFPVQDTGVIQGISEAPQSISFAAMSQRQQELAKIILADPAVQSLSSYIGVDGDNATLNSGRLLINLKAHGQRDLSAAQVITRLQSQIDQLVGIRLFMQPVQDLTIEDRVSRTQYQFSMSSPDAELLALWSDKLVHALSQLPELTDVASDLQDKGLQVYLVIDRDAASRLGVSVSTITDALYDAFGQRQISTIYTQASQYRVVLQAQSGETLGPDALNQIYVKTTDGGQVRLSSLAKVEQRQAQLAVAHIGQFPAVMMSFNLAAGVALGKGVELINQTQKDIGMPVGVQTQFQGAAQAFEASLSSTLLLILAAVVTMYIVLGVLYESYIHPITILSTLPSAAVGALLALLLSGNDLGMIAIIGIILLIGIVKKNAIMMIDFALDAERNQGLDPQTAIYQAALLRFRPILMTTLAALFGAVPLMLASGSGAELRQPLGLVMVGGLLVSQVLTLFTTPVIYLYFDRLGRRWRKTDIEDVV
- a CDS encoding efflux transporter outer membrane subunit, giving the protein MTDSSLAPKKLLAAALCGLLLSACAIGPDYQRPQVIEPAQFKQAQGWRQATPSDSLARGAWWELYGDRQLNDLVARLNNANQTVAQAEARFRQAQALVRSSRGAFYPSVDLSVGKTRASQGTGSSSASLSSSSSGIRDTLNAQLGVSWEADVWGKLRRGLEANEASAEASSADLAAMRLSQQSELVQSYLQLRVMDEQTRLLQATLDTYQRSLQMTENQYRAGVSGKEAVAQAQTQLKTTQASLIDLIWQRAQLENAIAVLIGEAPANFNLAVSKDIPQLPQIPVGLPSQLLERRPDIASAERAVIAANANIGVAKAAYYPDLTLSLAGGYSSSTYADWISLPNRFWSVGPKLAMTLFDGGQRSAEVDRTVASYDETVAKYRQTVLDGFREVENYMVQLKVLEDEAVVSNEALEAARESLRLTQNQYKAGLIAYLDVVTVQATALSNERSVLTLLQSRLVASVQLIAALGGGWDGQTPIDAKD
- a CDS encoding efflux RND transporter permease subunit, translating into MNLSGPFIRRPVATMLLSLAIMLLGGVSFNLLPVSPLPQIDFPVIVVSASLPGASPEVMASTVATPLERSFGSIAGITTMSSSSSQGSTRVILAFDSDRDINGAAREVQAAINASRNLLPSGMRSMPTYKKINPSQAPIMVLSLTSDVLQKGQLYDLASTILSQSLSQVPGVGEVQIGGSSLPAVRIELEPKALDQYGVALDDVRNTIANANQRRPKGSLEDSERNWQIQANDQLEKAKDYEPLLIRYQNGAALRLGDVARISDGVEDRYNSGFFNNDAAVLLVINRQSGANIIETVRQIKAQLPALQAVLPSSVKLSLAMDRSPVITATLHEAEMTLLIAVGLVILVVYLFLGNFRASLIPTLAVPVSLVGTFAVMYLYGFSLNNFSLMALILATGLVVDDAIVVLENISRHIDDGVPPMKAAYLGAQEVGFTLLSMNVSLVAVFLSILFMGGIVTNLFREFSITLSAAIIVSLVVSLTLTPMLCARWLRPHVKGHMTGLQRWSHRINERMVAGYARSLDWVLRHRRLTLLSLLLTIGVNVALYIVVPKTFMPQQDTGQLIGFVRGDDGLSFSVMQPKMEIFRQAVLKDPAVLSVAGFIGGNNGTNNAVMLVRLKPIKERKVSAQAVIERLRKNVPPVPGGRLFLMADQDLQFGGSRDQTSAQYSYILQSGDLAALRLWYPKVVGALRELPELTAIDAREGRGAAQVTLVVDRDQAKRLGIDMNMVTGVLNNAYSQRQISTIYDSLNQYQVVMEVNPKYAQDPITLNQVQVITADGARVPLSTIAHYENSLADDRVSHEGQFASENIAFDIAPGFTVEQGTAAIERAIAKVGLPEDVIAKMAGTADAFAATQKGQPFMILGALVAVYLVLGILYESYIHPLTILSTLPSAGVGALLSIYLLGGEFSLISLLGLFLLIGVVKKNAILMIDLALQLERHDGMSPLESIRSACLLRLRPILMTTLAAILGALPLLLGAGDGAEMRQPLGLTIIGGLVFSQILTLYTTPVVYLYLDRARHRFNAWRGVRTDAALDTAL
- a CDS encoding putative bifunctional diguanylate cyclase/phosphodiesterase — translated: MLIGSYSPSLVVISLFVAILASYTALDLSGRIATAQGRAVYLWMAGGALAMGVGVWSMHFIGMLALRLPFALGFDVGITAWSLLIAVLSSGFALWLVSQARLPAWQLLFGALVMGAGISCMHYTGMAAMRMTPGIDYDPTLFGASLLIAVAASGAALLIAFNLRRNTPHVRLLRGGAAVVMGVAIVGMHYTGMAAASFADDSYCAAALDGLSGNGLDNLVLVTTLAVLAIALLTSLLDARLEARTAVLATSLTQANQELTHLALHDMLTGLPNRSLLADRIQQAMQAVEEQGGCFALMFIDLDGFKPVNDAFGHHLGDQLLREVGLRLREDLRSHDTLARIGGDEFVLLVQLSQPDDALGLAERQVQLINRAFQVAEHELKISASVGIALFPGNGGTPQDLLMNADAAMYHAKGLGKNGYSFFDVSMNTNARKQLQLLQDLRNAVEQQQFRLYYQPKFDAASGIAVGAEALLRWEHPQQGLLMPATFIDLAEKTGLIIPIGEWVLNEACRQMRVWYVQGYEEWRIAVNLSALQFCHAGLVDSVAAALERHQLPPNSLTLEITETTAMSDADASMNVLQQLSDMGVDLSIDDFGTGYSSLMYLKRLPANELKIDRGFVRDLEHDSDDAAIVSAIVALGQALGLRIVAEGVETDRQQDFLTRLGCNSLQGYLLGHPLPADGFMADIRRAEDAAAPDKNLG